The nucleotide sequence GGGCGTCGGGGAGGTCGGAGGgtttgggggtgcaggggggatttggggtgcagagGCGGCTGCAGACGGAGTTTGGGATCCAGGAGGGATCTGGGGGGTGCgcagggatggcaggggagCTCGGAGGCTGCGCAGGGGGGTTTTAGGGTGCGGGGGGCGTCCGGGGGCTCCGCTCCCACCTTCGCTCCGGCCGCGGCCCCTCCCGGAAGGAAGCGGGGGCGGGGCTCGGGGCGGGGCTCCACCCAGGGGGCGGGACTTggccgcgccccccgcccggtTCCAGGTCCGTCCCCTCTCGGTTCCCGGTCCGTCCCGTCCCGGTTCCCGGTCCGTCCCCGCCCGCCCCGTGCCTCCGCTTCCCCGCACGCACCTGGCGGGGCCCGGGGTCACCCGGGGCCGGTGCGGGCCCCGCGGCCAAGCGCTGGAGCCGCTGCAGCGCTCGCTCGGCCGAGAGCCGCGCCTCGGGGTCCGGGTCCCAGCAATCCTCCAGCAGCTCCGGCAGAGCTCCCTCCGGCTGTGGGAcatcccccccaccccgggctcAGCTGCGACTCCCCGGGCGGGGGAAACACCCGAGGGGACTCCCCCGAACGGGGACACCCCCCCGGCACCCTCAGCGTCATGGCTGGGCAGCGGGGAGGGGCTGACCCCCCCAAAGACCCCTGGGCGCCCCAAACATCCCTGGGCACCCAGGCAGGGAACCCCCTGGCACCCCTGCACCCTCCCGGGATGCCCATGGGCACCCTCAGCCACCCGTCCGGGGGTCCGGGGGGGTCTGACCTGGGGGGCGCGGTGCCAGGCCGGGGGGATGAGCGGACGCCGCCTCTCGTCTGCAGCCAAACGGCGGAGCTGAGCCCcggtggggctggagcccagcTCGGCCTCGTACGCCAGCCGGAACGGTGGCACCGGGGCTCCTGCGGGGCGGCCGGGGGtcagcggggccggggggccGCGGGCAGCGCGGGGGGACCCGCGGGGCTCACCGGGGCTCAGGGCCTGGCAGCGGGACAGGatctcccagagcagcagcgcCAGCGCGTACACATCGGCCTGGCGCAGGGCCCGGCCCCAGGCCCGCAGGTCCAGGCTCTCGTCCAGGATCTCGGGTGCCAGGTACCGCTGGGTGCCCGCCTGTGCCCGCCGGGGACCTGAGCTGGGGGGcacggggacaccggggacaccgaGGCCACCAGACCCCCGTGCCAGACATGGGCTCATGCAGGGACGAGGGCTCAAATGGCAGCCCCAGGCCACACTGCCAGTGACATCTGGGGTGCCATCCCCACCCCAGGGCTGtcacctccccttccccactgccaccccaccCCGGCCCTGTCACCTTCCGAATGGTCACGGCGTGCCGAGCTCCCGCGCTGTCCTGGGCGCGCGGTGGCAGCGCCAGCGCCAGCCCGAAGTCGCCGATGGCGCAGGTGCCATCCTCCCGCACCAGCACGTTCTGGCTGCTCAGGTCCCGGTGCACCACGCTGGGCTTGTACAGCCCTGGGGGGCACCGGGGGTCACGGGGGGACGGGGCAGGGGGAGCCcaaggcagagcccagagcggggggcacagggcagggaacaGCCTGGGTGCCACCTCACCATCACGCCACAGCTCCTGGTGCAGGAAGGCCAGGCCGCGGGCCAGGGACAGCGCCAGGCGCACGCTGCCCGCCCAGGTCCCCACGTGCTGCCCCAGGAAGTGGCGCAgggagccctggggacacgcGAGGGACACGGCTAAGGACGTGgggcaccccccccccccccattatGTCCCACACATCTCCCCATCCCCACCAgctccccatccccacccccgCGCTCCCCGACTGTCCCACGCACCCCCCGAGTCCCCTAAGCCCCCGTTACACCCCgagccccccgagccccccgagGTGACCCACGGCCGGGTAGAGCTGCAGGACCAGGAGCCCCCCTCGGGCGCGGGGTCCTGCCGTGCGGGTGTCCAGCAGCCTGGCCACGTTCTCGTGCTCCATCAGCGGCAGCGCGTGCACGGCGCGTTCGGCCGCGAACCTCCGGCCAGCCCCGGCCGCGAACGCCTTGATGGCCACGGGCCGCTGGCGCAGCGTCCCCCGCCACACCGCCGAGAACCGCCCCGACTGCAGCACCTGCCCCGCGGGGACACCGAGGGGGACAGGAGACACAGATGGTACCGAATGTCCCCAGTCCCCCGCACCCCCGACACACGGGGATTCTCATATCCGGGCACCTTTGAGGGTCCCCGGGCACCCCCATCGCTGTTGTGCCACCCCCGGAATGATGCCCCCTCTGCCCTAGGGGTCCCCACATCCTCTCCCCATGTGGGTGCCCCCTCCCAGCATCACCTCCTTACCTGCCCTCCCACTGGGGTGCCCCCGCTGGGTGTCCCTCGCCCCGTTGGTGTCCCCGCTCCGTGGGTGTCCCCCCACCATGGATGTCCCTCGCCCCATGAGTGTCCCCCGTGGATGTCCCTCTCCCCACCGTGGGTGCCCCGCACCTGCAGGAAGTGCAGCGCAGGCAGGTCCGGGCTGGGGGGCTCCGGGGGGACCCCGATTCTCCGCCGCCCCCGCGGTGGCTGCCCCGTGCGGGCCCTTGTCCAGCGCAGTCCTGGAtgggggacaccagggacaccCCCGTCCGGGGACCCCCCCCACAGGAACCCCCCCCAAATCAGGGACACGGGACCTGAGCGCACCAGGGACCACCAGCCCCCCTCATCACGCAGGGGACACGGGGAATGTGGCATCCCAGGACCCCCGGGAGACTGGGGACACCCCACCCCAGGCGTCACCAGGACACCAGGAGACCCCCGGACACGGACAGGGTGACGCAACGCTTGGGGACCACCCCCACCTCCAGGCCGAGAGATCCGCACTCTGGGAGCACCAGagatgtggcatttggggacatCCGGGGGACGTCGGGCAGGGAGTGTCTGTGCCCGGGGATCGCCCCGTCCCCgacgtgtccctgtccctaccGAGGATGCCCAGACAGGtgaagaggatgaggaggaggggGCTGGCACCCCACAGCCACAGGGTTCTCGCAGACCCCCCCTGGCCAGGCACTGGGGACAGAGATTGCGGTGACACGGAGCCCCCCTGGCCCCCCAGGTGTGCGGGGTGGCGGTGGGGACACTTTAGGGATCCTATGGCTTCCCCAGTCTCCCGTGAGTCCCACATGTCCCCCGTGGGTATGCCCCCAGCCCGCTCTGGGTCCCACCCTCCCCCATGGGTCTCCTGAAGGTCTGAGGATCCCCCGCgggtcccctccctgtccccaccgCCGGGTACCCCCCAGCCCCCGGCCGTGCCTGTCGCTGTCGCTGTCGCTGTCCCGGTGGCGTTGCCGTTGCAGAGGTGGCCgtggcacaggcacaggagcacGGAGCTGCCGGGGTGGCCCgcggggctgggggtgcaggtgGCCGAGGGACAGGCGTCCCCCCGGcctccccagcagcctgggaaCAGCGGCACGGTCACTCGGGGTGCTGGGTGACcgggggagggcaggggacgGGGGCAGCCCCTGTGCGGGTGCCCCCCCGCAGCCGCTGCTCAAGGCCAAGGCCGAGCGCTGCTGCCGCCGGGGAGGGACCAGaacctccccagctccccccgGCAGGATCAGCCCCCTTTTGCCTCTCCAAGACACCCCGAGGCAAGACCAACCCCCTCCATCccgccccaaaatccccacggGGCAGGACCAAACCCCTCCATcctcccccatcccctcctgcccctccaccCTGCCCCGGGGCAGGCTCAAACCGCAGCCCCCCTTTCCCCGTCCCCAGTCCCCCGGTCCCGGGGGTCTCACCCTGCACCAGAGCGTGGCTGCGGTTCCAGATGCCGACGCAGCATTGCCCAGGGGGGCAGCGAACGGCGCCGGCCGCCGCCCCCCCCGCGACCCCCAGCGCTCCCCGCACACTCGGGTGCTTGTAGGACACGCAGGTCAGGTTCTGGGGGCCTGGGGGGGACACAAGCGCACCAGTGGGTGGCTTTTAACCCCCCAAAACCgcccccccagccccggctgTGCCCCCCCAGGACCTACCTGGATGCCCCATGGGAGCCTCCGCGGGGCCGGTGGGAAGCGGAGccgagcaggaggaggaggagaaggagatggaggaggaggaagaggaggagaaggaggaagaaggtgCTGCCCCCGCATCAGGGAGGAGAGAGCCAGGGTGTCTGGGGGGCAGCCAGGCCTGGCCCCCGCCCCGCGTCACCCAAATGGAGctcagtgtcccctgtccccgctGGTGCCACTGAGGGACCGACTGTGCCCCCCAAAACAGGCCACGCCACCCCAAATCAAGCTCAGCGTCCCCTTGTCCCCACTGGTGCCACTCTAGGACCAACTGCACTCCCCAAAACCGGCCCGTGACCCCCCAAATGGAGCTCAGTGTCCCCTGCCCCTGCTGGTGCCACTCAGGACTGACTGCACCCCTGCCACCCCCCAAAAACCGGCCGTGCCCCCCAAAGGGACCCCTGCAGACTTCCAGACAACGCCAGCGACTTGTGTTTATTACAAAAAGAACTCGTCGTTCCCCATTTACAAAGGAGCCCCCCAAAACTAACAGTTTCATCTAAGTCTTTTTGTACAAAAAAATAGCACTTTGggacccaaaaaaaaaatcatccacCACACCCCCCCCAAATAAAAATCGCCTTTGAGGGGGCAGGCTTATGACATCAGCCACTGGATTTGTAAAAAccaaccccccctcccctccccttccccaaatTAAAACAGAACAGAGATGGGACGAGATCAAACAGGGAGAGAATTATTGCCAGTTTGGGGGGCTGGACCCCTCAGGACCCCCCCCTATGCATAGAGAACTGGCCCCGGCCCCCCCGGAATGAAGGGGTGACAGTGGATTAAAGCTGGGAGATgggggcagcccccagagcccccccagACCCTCTGTGGGGTGtagggggtgggaggggagcagggggggGCTCACCCCAGCCTGTCACCTCCTTGTCAAGGCACGTTTGTGTTTTGTGTCCCGGGAATggctgggggggatttgggggctgATGGGGGGGGTTTGGGATAGGTGGGGGggtgccaggagcagggtgggGACCCCGGTGCCAACACAGCCAAAACGGGGATGGTGGATCCAGTTGCTCCCCCTAGCACTGGGAGAAGCGCTGGTGGTGTGAACTCCCAAAAATGCTCTGATTTCACCCAAAAATGCTCTGATTTCACCCTAAAACGCCCTGAACCCCCAAAAAGAACCACATGGGAGCAgcccaggctctgagcagagccCCCCCCGCCGGGGTCCCCCTTCTTCCCAGCTGTGTTTCCATAGGAAAGCCAGGCTCCTTTGGGGACAATTcatggggaggggacactgaggaCATCCCAACACCGGATCTGGGATCGGGTTTGGCACTTGATCCTCCCCGCTGGGAATGGAGTTGggctttggggggggggggggggggaggggagagggggcaAAAATTATCAAATTGACCATTAAATTAAGAAACCTCCTGTTTTTTGTCCCAGTCCTTTGTGGGTTttgggctgggggggctgggagggctcaTAGTGCTTCACAGggttattaaaatacaaatgcttAAAGTTTcctatataaaaatatacaaatgcAAAAATAGATATCGAGAGAGAGAGccgggggggggctgggggggggggtgggccCTGGGCCCCCTCCCCGGGGAgcttctgctgcctttcctttttttctctgtttggtttttttttttttttacaaaaaaaaaccccaaatcagaACAAGATTCCCGCTTCCTGCAGGCTCCTGGTGCTCAGGGATGGAGACGGGGCAGCTGGTGCAGCTCCTCTCCAGAGCTTTCCCGAGGGATCCCGGCACCTCCCCTGGTCCTGGCGCTGCTGGAGCTTCTCCCGGGAAAAGGGTGTGGGGGTGTCAGGAGTGGGAAGCACTGGGTGGAGGTGTGGGGTGGCCGCTCCCCACGTGCCCTGTCAGGGAAACAGCCCGATTTATCTGTGGGAATGGCCTGGTGCAGGTGGGATCCCGGGGGGGCCTCCCCTCTGAAATCCCTCCGAGAGAGGGGGTCACGTCCCAACCCCAAAACGGGAGCAGGGAAGTTCTTGGTCAGCTCCATCCCCTcgagctcagctgctgctcctcctcctcctcctcctcctcctcctcctcctctcggGTTCCACACCCGGGGTCATTCCCAGGGCCCCCATCCCGCTCAGGCCCTGCTGGGCTCACCCCAAAGCTGCAGCTTGGGAATGATCCCGGATTTCCCCTTCTGGGGGATCCACACCCTGCACCCCACAGCCCCGTTCTGGGATGGAACCCGGGCAGGGCGCCCGGGATGTGCGTGgggcaggaagaggagggtgtGGGAGGAAGAACGGAAAGGACCCGGCCCTCCCACGGCGGGAAGAGCAGGATCCTGGAATACCCttctggggtattttttttccaagctgtcCCTATTTCCAACACCCTTTTTATTTGCCGGGAGCCACCTCCGGCGGTGCCACAACAGAACCCTGAGGGTCCCTTGTGTCCCCGCGGCTCTTGCCCCTTGCTCCAGACCGGCTGAGCTCCAAAGAttctcctttttccccattattactattattattaattcCAACGCTggctgtaataaaaaaaaaagaaatcaacttTTCCCCCCCGAGGAGGCTCCAATTGTCCCCCCAGGGCTGCGTCCCAGCCCCTGTGTCCACGACCTTCCCATTGAGCAGCTCCACTCCCACGGGACAGGGAGCCTTGCCAAGAAAACGGCTGGAAACAACCAAgatccaagggaaaaaaaaaaaaaaaaaaaaaaaaacaaaaaacaacacctGCCGGGGCAGGGGAGGGCAGTGGGAGTCCAAGGGTGAAAAATCCAGCAGGATCTCCCCCCACCGAGAATGCCAaaggaattacagaatcaccTCAAAGCAAAGCCAAAGACAGCCCGGGGAGGGGGGGTGGATTTCAGGGGTTCTGATGGGAAATGGGgtctgggaaggggaggagagcTTGGGCATCGTCCACGTGCCCCAGAGGGGCCAACCTGCTCCAGGATAAGGCATCAAAGGGACCACGCCATGGTCACAGCAACATCTCTCCTCTCTCAAACGaacacattttatatttttatatatataataataatatagaatcttttctcttcttttttgtggtttttttgctttttttttttagttttttttttttttttttgcattgttgttttgttggtatttttgttgttggggattttttgttgttttgtttttttgttttttttttttttggttttttttttttgtttttgctaaaAGGACCAAGGCATGATGACGCCGAGGGACCTTGGGTGGGGGAGGTGGGAAGGGcggaggaggaaaaaaagggacaaaaaaaaaaaggaacggaaaaaaaaaaaaatcaagccgaaattaaaaaatatatatatatatagctctGGCCTTCGAGTGGAGGTGGCAGCGGCGCCGGGCTGGGTTAGTGCTGCAGGTGCCGACGCCGGCGGCTCCGTGGCCGTCCCCGCGCTGGCCGCGGGCTCAGAAGCCGTTGCCGCTGATGTTGATGGACTGCAGGTCGGCCACCTGCATGACGTTGATGCCGCTGCTGGCCAGGCGGGCGATGCCCTCGGGGCAGATGGCCTCCATGGCCACCATGTTGGTGGCGATGAGCGCCGAAGGTGTGGCGCCGCCGTTGCCCTCGGCCGAGGCCGCCGTGTCCATGGGGACGGCCGAGACGTTCATGGCCACGTTGGTGGCGCCTCCCTTCTTGTTCTGGTGGGTCTTGATGTGCTTGGAGAGGTGGTCGCTGCGCATGAAGCGTTTGGGGCACTCGGGGCAGGCGAATTTCTTCTCTCCTGGGGGACACGGAGAGGGGGGGTGAGGGATGGGGAGGCGGGGTTAGGGGAGaggttgggatttgggaagaggttgggatttgggaagaggTTCCTGCCCTTGAGAGGGGTCAGGCCCTGGAGCGAAGACCATCAAGGCCGATGCTCCTATACACTGGAATTTTGGCAAAaggttggggtttggggaaagGCACCTCCCCAGGAGAAGACTCAGGCTCTGGAGAGGCTCTCAGCCCCAAGAGCTCCAGGCCGACGCTCCAGGATGTGGGAATTTCAGGCTGGGGGAACCCCTGAGGCTGCCCCGTGCAGCACCACGAGTTGGGGTAGACATCCCAAGGAATTCCCAGGGTTTCCTGGAGACAGGAGCCCCAGCCCTACCTGTGTGCGTGCGCTTGTGCCGCTGCAGCTCATCGGAGCGGGTGAAGCGCTTCCCGCACAGCACCCAGGTGCAGATGAAGGGCCTCTCCCCCGTGTGCCACCGCAGGTGTGCCCGCAGGTGCGAGGTTTTCCCGTACACCTTCCCGCAGCCTGGCACGTGGCAgatgtgctgcttttttttccctggatccCCAGAGCTCCTGCAAGAAGGGAAAGGGTTAAACCCAAAGGAATtggcctggggggggggggcggtgtGGATGGGATTGGCAGGTTTGGGGTGAGGTCCAGCCAGACCCAGAgccaggtcctgcccttgggtcacatcCAGACCCATGAGACACTCCAGGCATGGGGAATTGGGGCTGGAATGCTGGGAAAGGACCCGGGCGTGCCCAGGTGGCcacatggatgtggcacttggggacatgggcgGCCTTGCCAGAGCTGGGGGGAACAGCTGGACCTGCTGATCTGAgggatcctttccaacccaaataacTCCACAGAACGAGGCAGCCTCGGGGTGCCGGAGCCGTGGGGAGCAGCctcacctgccctctccctccTTGCAGTAGGGACACGTGCAGGCTTCCCTCCGTGTTTTCCggccctgctggggctgggggtcgGGGCTGGTCTCCCCCTCCTCCACAGTCGCGCTCTCGTCGCCCAGCCCGTCCCCGCTGCCGCCgtgcagccccagctgggcCCCGTGCTCACCTGCAAGAGAACACGGCAGGTTAGGGCAGGTTCCTCACCTGCAAGGGAGGGTCTCCTCTGATGGATGGAGGTGGGAATCCCACCCCCACCCCTTTCCTGACATTCCCCATTTCCTGGGGCTTTTCCTAGTGctgtttccagcagctccagtgagAATGAGGCAAAGGCCAGTGGGGGCTGCTGGTCACTCACTGCATCTTTGGAAGATGGACTTTTCAAAACTGGCATTCCCAAACCCCAGCCCACAATCCTTCTGGGAAACCCTGCTGAGTCCAGCACCTCGGCCAAGCAGGGAAATTTCCTTTACAGTCCCGATTTTCCATGTAGGAGCTCCAAGGTAAGAGCCGGGGGGGTTGGAGAAGGATAAATTTCAAATCCCCCATGAGGCACAAGCTGAGCGCTCCTGGAGGTGCCAGAAGGGAGTTTCACAACCCGGAGACGGCGCTGGGAATGAGCAGGAATTCCTGGCAGGAACAACTTCCCCGGTCCCTGGTGGCACTGGTGCCAGCAGGCGTCAGTGGTGCCCGGGCAAAGCTCCACGGAGgagccaggacagacaggagCCACCAGAACAGGTCCCTGGGGTCCAGGGAAGGACAAAAGCCACaaggaaagtgaaaaaaaatcttccctaaaatccaagctaaagcttcccagcacagcctgagcccGTTTGCCCGTGTCCGTCCTtgagctgggagaagaggcaggagcagaCTGGGAGGTCACACTagggacagggcaggagcagccagaaTGTCACTGGGGGCTGTCACCTCCGATAAACCTCAGCCATCCCGAGGACAGTCCCttcatccagccctgcccctcaCCCCCGGGAGCACAGGAATGCTGCCCCAGCCAGGCCTGCAGAAGGAAATTGTCCCCTCCAAAGGTGACACCATTTGAAGCCCAGCCCTCGGTGCCACACTCCTGAGCTCCCTTCGGAACTGAGGATTTCAGGAGctccccagtccctccctgcagctcccgtGACGTGtctgcagtcacagccctgcacggagggagctgggaggggttTTTAAGCTTCCTAAGCCAGCGCTGACAGCTTTGTGCTTCAGCCACGGATTAGAGATTTCCACAgatgggaagagctgctggacaaaaacaacaaaacaaaacaaaacaaagctctCTCCCCCcgtcacaaaaaaaaccccaaaccaggaGCAAACACAATTTCTCACCCCCAAAAATACACCGGGGACAGGGAGAATCCAGCCAGGATGCCTTTGAACGACTTCAATCCTCCAAGAGGCAAAAGCCTATGCAGCGTTTTTGGCCCTTCAGTGCAGGGggaacaaacccaaatctgCTGCTGGAGATGAGCGGCCGCCTCTGAGCGAGGTATAAATCCAGAGCAGCAGGTCCTGGACCTGCAGAGATCATCCCACcccaagcagcagctctggaatcTCTGGGATACCACAGGTTCAAGGGAAAAGTGGGCAGAGAGGATCATTCACGTTTATTATCCCTACTAATACATGTCCCTGTTAAGACTAAAGCTTCCCTGGAGGATCCACACTCAGGTCAGCAaagcccaggaaaaaaatattatttatagaACAAGAGGAGATTTAATCCTTGGAAAAATCCTTGGGAAGAaagagggattttgggaaggcaggagaggggagctgtccctggccctgctccacCAGCGACCTCTGAGACCCCCCCAGGAACAGGGCAGTTTCTGGTGTCCCacgaaaaaaccccaaaccctggaATGTTGGCTTGGGATTTCTCTGCAGACAAGGTGCTCCTTGTGCAGGAAAAAGCTGGGGTTTGTTTGCTTCATTTAGCAAACTACCAGGAGGTGAGAAATGCCCGGTGGGGAGGAGAGACGAGCTCTCACACCCACCGGGCTGACCTCAGGCAGGGGAACAGACCCCGTGTTCATTTTTAGGGGAAGAGctggaaataaaacccaaaaccaacaaaccaggGCTGATTGTGCAAACTCTGgcagctgtgcctgggcagaggagcagagggTGAGGGGGGAGAGCTGGCACCAGGCACAACGTGGCTACAAGGCATGAGGAAGTTTTCaggtgaaaagaaagaaaagcaaaacttggGGACGTGCAGCTCCAACCTCTCAGGATATGCTCCTGAAAATACCTccaaaatccacattttttaGCTGCCAACTTGAGTTCTCCCCATTTCCTGCCTGTTTTTTGGGATCATTGCCCTGCCCAGAACAAACCCAGCTGCTCCAGACACACCAAAGAGCTGCACAAAGGGACAAAGTGGCTTTGGATTTGGTTTTTCCTCCACCTGATTCCCTCCCTGATTTGCAAAATGAGCTAATCTGCACCAGTAGCTCATCCATGCAAATGAGCCAAGCTCTGGCTCAGCAATTCCTCGGAGGTCGGGGTGGAGAGGGAACCAGGGGATGGGGCAGGCTGCAAGTCTGCAGCCCAGTGAGCAACTGGGCTTTAATTTGGACTCTGATGACTCCAGAAGCCACTCCTTGGGCAGCTCCTGTAATTGCTGGAGGTTTCTGTGCATCAGGATGAGCGACACTTCCTTTGGAGAGGGGATAAATCGGGATGGAGCCGATGGAATGAGTGAGGTGGGCTGTGAGAGCGCGGCAAGGAATCACCTCATCATCCACTCTGCCAGATCCCTGAATCCCCCAGGATTTGCCAAATGCCTCTGTCATGCTGCAGACTGACAGACAGAGCCCTTTTGCCCTTTAAATTCCTGAATTGTCACAAAACCAGCATGAAGCCCCCAGTCCTGGCTTGCCTTTGCTGGGGTGGAAGTGCCCAGTGCACCTCaccctgcagcacagacaggTCCCACCAAAGCACCCCAACACCCAGGCAGAAATCCCTACGTGAGGActgtggaaggaagaaaatgcctGGATGAGACAGGGAAGGGCAGGTCCTGAGGTGGGGAACCCCAGCAGGCATCTCCCACCTCACCCGAACCTCTGTGCGCCTCTCGCTCACTGCAGTCAAGGGTGGATGCTTTCCTGAGCCACAAATCCCAAGTTTTTAATCCCAAGGAGGAACTGATGCCTGTATCAGTCCCAGGATATGACCCAGGCATCCTGGGATGGGTGGGAGGGGACGAGGAGCCGTCTGGACGCTGCCAGCCAGGCCAAGGTGGGAGCGGACGCTCTGGAGAGGAACCACAGGGAAACTCCTCCAGACCCGGCAGGCAGGACGTGTCTCCTGAGTGGGGTGATAAGGACGGggctccagcagggctggggctggcccAGATAAAAGGGAAAGACGGATCAGGGCCTGGCAGGCGGGTCTGGAGCCGGGACCTCTCCCGGGAGGAGTCACGGGGTGGGTGCCGCACACCCGACCCGTCCCGTCCGACCGGCGCGCCTGCCAACCTTTCCCAGCCCCGCTGAGCCtggcctggagcagcagcacccagaggaaaagcaggaggaacAGGGATGCCCCGTGGAGCCCACGACCCTCAGGGCATCTCCCACGGGGACTTTGTGTGGGGCACAACCTCACCCAGACAAAGCTGCGACAACACAAGCTCTGCTGGGACCGCTCCCCTTCTTCCCCAGCAATTCCTGGTGATTCGTGTCAGTCCCCAGAGAACGACACGGACCGAGGTCAGCCAGGAATCTAGAGGGGATGTAAA is from Cinclus cinclus chromosome 30, bCinCin1.1, whole genome shotgun sequence and encodes:
- the LOC134055034 gene encoding anti-Muellerian hormone type-2 receptor-like, which produces MWDSRETGEAIGSLKCPHRHPAHLGGQGGSVSPQSLSPVPGQGGSARTLWLWGASPLLLILFTCLGILGLRWTRARTGQPPRGRRRIGVPPEPPSPDLPALHFLQVLQSGRFSAVWRGTLRQRPVAIKAFAAGAGRRFAAERAVHALPLMEHENVARLLDTRTAGPRARGGLLVLQLYPAGSLRHFLGQHVGTWAGSVRLALSLARGLAFLHQELWRDGLYKPSVVHRDLSSQNVLVREDGTCAIGDFGLALALPPRAQDSAGARHAVTIRKAGTQRYLAPEILDESLDLRAWGRALRQADVYALALLLWEILSRCQALSPGAPVPPFRLAYEAELGSSPTGAQLRRLAADERRRPLIPPAWHRAPQPEGALPELLEDCWDPDPEARLSAERALQRLQRLAAGPAPAPGDPGPRQVLESPAMWNPGAGQPPPPNPVYPPNPTYPPVVPPPNPVYPPPAAPPNPLGGPGQSPFPAGSPPYPPGPTLGPPLPQPPHPGVPPHPGFPPHPGVLPSFPPVLDKKAAKKMKKRMKKAQKRHKRSSSSSSSSSSSSSD